From a single Shewanella donghaensis genomic region:
- a CDS encoding putative bifunctional diguanylate cyclase/phosphodiesterase, which translates to MIGTKFFSNRIIILFGAVLLISYLALILTVTHFGQSKLQQSQTNVLQLEASQYVKTIEFIFSVSQQYVDDLGGDKAVSTFFGNLQSGMSMAYGLGSSLANLQRVLDSFVLNSKLDEDEIFNRVVLINSSGNVIADTHADLFFDMANISTAKIQEQHNEIFLKESSDGLTIQLHTTVFHQRKAVGLFVADLNMLLISNQLKLQEVADRPSRLQLKTLHDKSLVIWDSITSDNKNNLTLKTKLADSISINNKIKGIDLYLESWFEPIFDQDLLTSSNFILTISILAIPLLFGLFYLFKIDKSNTILRTQIDATFEEKHKLSQHNILLESEIKRRKNSESQLAYQATHDELTGLVNRNVSHRYLAKSIQESQINNTEILVMFIDLDNFKEINDSLGHAAGDDILKMVSRRLLDSVYETDVIARLGGDEFLLIAQSQMNIGKATDLATKIHHVFEEPFIVNDYELFITASIGMSMYPMDGYDPETLLKNADMALYRVKDSGRNDFSFYDSSLNDSLQLSVLLDKRLRLAISNNDLEMYYQPIIDLQSRRIVAAEALMRWHDKELGFVAPDKFIPLAEKNGLIHQLGEFALSQACCNAAGWQDITPINIAVNFSSVQFRYCDALLVTIERALKESKLPAEKLTVEITESLLVDHNDDLLNMLNKVDKLGIDLSIDDFGMGYSALSYLQKFPFSKLKIDKAFMDSLQTNAANRSLVTAILAMANALNLKVIAEGIEEPYQAKYLADMNCEFAQGYLFSKAVTADEFEQLLLKDKEHPLGLEI; encoded by the coding sequence GTTAGTACTTTTTTTGGGAATCTTCAATCTGGTATGTCTATGGCATATGGGCTTGGTTCAAGTTTAGCTAATTTACAGAGAGTGTTGGATTCTTTTGTTTTAAATAGCAAGCTAGATGAGGATGAAATATTTAATCGTGTTGTTTTAATTAATTCCTCTGGAAATGTTATTGCAGATACCCATGCTGATTTATTTTTTGACATGGCGAATATTTCAACAGCAAAGATCCAAGAACAACATAATGAAATATTTTTAAAAGAGAGTTCAGATGGATTAACAATACAGCTACATACAACTGTTTTTCATCAAAGAAAAGCAGTAGGGCTATTTGTTGCTGATCTCAATATGCTATTAATCAGCAATCAACTTAAGTTACAGGAGGTTGCAGATCGTCCTAGCCGCTTACAATTAAAAACCTTGCATGATAAATCATTAGTCATCTGGGATTCAATTACTTCAGACAATAAAAACAATCTCACATTAAAGACAAAATTAGCCGATAGTATTTCTATTAATAATAAAATAAAAGGTATCGATCTATATTTAGAAAGCTGGTTTGAACCGATTTTTGATCAAGACCTTCTTACCTCTTCTAATTTCATTCTTACCATTTCTATCCTTGCTATCCCTCTGCTATTTGGCCTTTTCTATTTATTTAAAATAGATAAAAGTAATACCATATTAAGAACTCAAATTGATGCAACTTTTGAAGAAAAACATAAATTAAGCCAACACAACATATTGTTAGAAAGTGAAATAAAAAGGCGTAAAAATTCAGAAAGCCAACTTGCTTATCAAGCGACCCATGACGAACTTACTGGGCTGGTCAATAGGAATGTTAGCCATAGATACTTAGCCAAATCTATTCAGGAATCACAAATAAACAATACTGAAATATTAGTCATGTTTATTGATTTAGATAACTTTAAGGAAATTAATGACTCATTAGGTCATGCTGCTGGAGATGACATCCTGAAAATGGTAAGTCGTCGCTTACTGGATAGCGTTTATGAAACAGATGTGATTGCTCGATTGGGTGGTGATGAATTTTTACTTATTGCTCAGTCTCAGATGAATATTGGTAAGGCAACAGATTTGGCTACTAAAATTCATCATGTTTTTGAAGAACCATTTATCGTTAATGATTACGAGCTTTTTATTACGGCTAGCATTGGCATGTCGATGTATCCAATGGATGGATATGACCCTGAAACATTACTCAAAAATGCCGATATGGCTTTGTATCGAGTGAAAGATTCTGGTCGAAATGACTTTAGTTTTTATGACTCAAGTTTGAATGATTCTTTACAGCTTAGTGTGTTACTAGATAAACGTTTACGCTTGGCTATTAGCAATAATGATCTCGAGATGTACTATCAACCAATTATTGATCTACAAAGTAGAAGAATAGTCGCTGCAGAAGCACTTATGCGATGGCATGATAAAGAGTTAGGTTTTGTCGCCCCTGATAAATTTATACCACTTGCAGAAAAAAATGGATTAATCCATCAACTTGGCGAATTTGCTCTCTCTCAAGCTTGCTGTAATGCGGCTGGATGGCAAGACATTACTCCAATAAATATAGCGGTTAATTTTTCTAGTGTGCAATTTAGATATTGTGATGCCCTCCTAGTAACAATAGAAAGGGCGTTAAAAGAGAGTAAGCTCCCTGCGGAGAAATTGACAGTTGAAATTACGGAAAGTCTCTTGGTTGATCATAATGATGATTTACTTAATATGCTTAATAAGGTCGATAAACTGGGCATAGATCTATCTATTGATGATTTTGGTATGGGTTATTCAGCATTGAGTTACTTACAAAAATTTCCATTTTCAAAACTTAAAATCGATAAAGCATTTATGGATAGTTTGCAAACGAATGCAGCCAATCGGTCATTGGTTACAGCAATATTGGCAATGGCAAATGCACTAAATTTAAAAGTGATAGCTGAGGGTATAGAAGAGCCATACCAAGCTAAATATTTAGCAGATATGAATTGTGAATTTGCTCAAGGGTACCTGTTTAGTAAAGCTGTCACCGCTGATGAATTTGAGCAATTATTACTTAAAGATAAAGAACATCCTTTAGGGCTTGAAATCTAA